In a single window of the Chitinophagales bacterium genome:
- a CDS encoding transglycosylase domain-containing protein, giving the protein MIFLLAFISFIGLIAALIKLLPDLSQFVWSKTKKISFPKEFVDFGAIVVILFFISIIAVTGFVFYKFSIALVAYILSDDLVSFFILLRGVFSFSNESQNPFAFNHLISGLILTPAIQFLAVHLIYRGVRKFLNEINQKYNNPASYSESDVFYFGFIAVIIFILLDLVLYSQSIPMISQVAHLTFLGLSKIALGIFYLSLAHINLLKVDKYRNSILNYVEMKQYVQKIVFSPWRIVLTVYIIALILHLPFFTGIQFHENNWLIGFIGIIACIVSYLLLRLHLAKGFNYLGVIMLVEGPSELGPNMNIVKPEKEKKFYYVVGLVSLLFFVFKMKLFFFFVTLMLMALLFLITLLVSTYFFFLFISLIRAKVKNFSAPEVTYQPIIIYLLHSSKSLLKSVGIMISAIFLICSLLTYFPIPLNLTDNNEVNAVFDKDDNLLFSDNSKEYPSIAVEYSKIPPFLLKCLIINEDRGFLSQNDFLPNRSNWHGFSFTVLYRYFLDKGGGSNLNQQFIKNKGFFGFGKFPQDIQKKFAEILTSYQLSNQYSPEEIITFYLNVASFHGKGHCGIINGAYYAFGKPLKELNQLEMMYLITTLKSGSLYKTTKGYIKYSEVAYYPEEIKKTLLIKAESWNNQGFLSKQDIALLKSQNLRFANKQYNSYCHTTTNEFLRKEINYFNNPAGNYISSLSLKNQKQIAGAVSNFEFLFENKIVNKEHNLYSAVLVVDIKTGNIIGHYGGRGETDLTSFGTGYNIASLIKPFLLIQLLEEGWNFDEIRLYDGDMKGKLTPKNFRGVYSNYYVGIPQILRQSLNAPMVNIRELINPIYLFERVENKFYEMNISKDPYLDFKNKSKHGEYEVNYPLGSRNMTLYDIAQMYQVLLNGGMYRQLTVFSSYFNSSGQNLIFTPKHRQIYNRTNADNIKLALSHAMEPEGTGIHIKDLLPTDKTYYFKTGTSDEAKHGYTVLSDGKTLIVSWVSYCKNENEQLKCNGTPEIPFGSGAKTAGALAALIYNKLQD; this is encoded by the coding sequence ATGATATTTTTATTAGCATTTATCAGTTTTATAGGTTTGATTGCAGCGTTAATAAAATTGCTCCCTGATCTCTCCCAATTCGTCTGGTCAAAAACGAAAAAAATCAGTTTCCCAAAAGAATTTGTGGATTTTGGGGCTATTGTAGTAATACTATTTTTTATCTCCATTATAGCTGTTACAGGATTTGTATTTTACAAGTTTAGTATAGCTTTAGTAGCATATATTCTGTCTGATGATTTGGTATCTTTTTTCATTTTGTTAAGAGGGGTCTTCTCTTTCTCCAATGAATCTCAAAACCCTTTCGCATTCAATCACCTGATATCGGGTTTAATATTGACACCCGCTATCCAATTTTTAGCAGTCCATCTTATTTACAGGGGAGTTAGAAAATTCTTGAACGAAATAAATCAGAAGTATAATAATCCGGCTTCCTATAGCGAAAGTGATGTGTTTTATTTTGGATTTATTGCTGTTATCATTTTCATCTTGCTTGATTTGGTGCTCTACAGCCAAAGCATTCCAATGATTTCTCAGGTAGCACACCTAACTTTTCTGGGGCTATCCAAAATTGCTCTTGGTATTTTTTATCTGTCCTTGGCACACATAAACCTTTTAAAAGTGGACAAATACAGGAACTCAATATTAAACTACGTTGAGATGAAGCAATATGTCCAAAAGATTGTTTTTTCGCCCTGGCGGATAGTTTTAACTGTATATATTATCGCATTAATCCTGCATTTGCCCTTTTTTACAGGTATTCAATTTCATGAAAACAATTGGCTAATTGGTTTCATTGGCATAATTGCTTGTATTGTTAGTTATCTCTTACTTCGCTTGCACCTTGCCAAAGGATTCAACTATTTAGGTGTCATTATGCTGGTTGAAGGACCTTCTGAATTAGGCCCAAATATGAACATCGTCAAACCAGAGAAAGAGAAAAAATTCTACTATGTAGTGGGATTAGTTAGTTTGCTATTCTTTGTGTTTAAAATGAAGCTATTCTTTTTCTTTGTGACTTTAATGCTAATGGCATTATTATTTCTAATTACATTATTAGTCTCAACATATTTTTTCTTCTTATTTATCTCTTTAATACGCGCAAAAGTTAAAAATTTCTCTGCTCCTGAGGTTACTTATCAGCCGATAATTATTTACTTACTCCATTCCAGTAAATCTTTATTAAAAAGTGTTGGAATAATGATTAGCGCTATATTTCTGATTTGTTCTTTGCTTACTTATTTTCCAATTCCCTTAAATCTCACAGACAATAATGAAGTTAATGCGGTTTTCGATAAAGATGATAATTTACTTTTTTCAGATAATTCTAAAGAATACCCGAGTATAGCAGTTGAATATTCTAAGATACCTCCATTTCTTTTAAAATGTTTGATTATTAATGAAGACCGTGGGTTTTTAAGTCAAAATGACTTTCTTCCAAACAGATCAAATTGGCATGGTTTTTCATTTACAGTACTATACAGGTATTTCTTAGATAAAGGTGGTGGTTCTAACTTAAATCAGCAATTTATAAAAAACAAGGGATTCTTTGGCTTTGGTAAATTTCCACAAGATATTCAAAAGAAATTTGCTGAAATACTGACTTCATATCAGCTTTCTAATCAATATAGTCCTGAAGAAATTATAACATTCTACCTTAATGTGGCGAGCTTTCATGGGAAAGGGCACTGTGGTATAATAAATGGAGCTTATTATGCATTTGGAAAACCATTAAAAGAATTGAACCAACTTGAAATGATGTATCTTATTACTACCCTTAAAAGCGGCTCTTTATATAAGACTACAAAAGGGTACATCAAATACTCAGAGGTTGCATATTATCCCGAAGAAATAAAGAAAACATTACTGATTAAAGCTGAGTCATGGAATAACCAAGGTTTTTTATCAAAGCAAGACATTGCTCTACTTAAAAGTCAGAATTTGAGGTTTGCAAACAAGCAATATAACAGCTATTGTCATACAACTACAAATGAATTCCTTCGAAAAGAAATTAATTATTTCAATAATCCAGCAGGCAATTACATAAGTTCTTTATCTCTTAAAAACCAGAAACAAATTGCTGGTGCGGTCAGTAATTTTGAATTTTTGTTTGAAAATAAAATAGTAAATAAAGAACATAACCTATACTCAGCTGTACTTGTAGTTGACATAAAAACAGGCAATATAATAGGACACTATGGGGGGCGGGGTGAAACTGACTTAACATCGTTTGGAACTGGATACAATATAGCCAGCCTTATAAAACCATTCTTATTAATTCAACTTCTTGAAGAAGGTTGGAATTTTGATGAAATCCGCCTTTATGATGGCGATATGAAAGGCAAACTCACCCCTAAAAATTTCAGGGGAGTATATTCTAATTATTACGTGGGAATACCCCAAATATTAAGGCAATCACTTAATGCTCCAATGGTGAATATTAGGGAGTTGATAAATCCAATATATTTGTTTGAAAGAGTTGAAAATAAATTCTATGAAATGAATATTTCAAAAGATCCATACCTTGATTTTAAAAATAAATCCAAGCATGGTGAATATGAAGTAAACTACCCTCTTGGCTCTAGAAATATGACATTGTATGATATAGCTCAGATGTATCAAGTACTGCTCAATGGAGGAATGTATCGTCAACTAACTGTTTTTTCTTCTTATTTTAATTCTTCTGGCCAAAATTTAATATTTACACCAAAGCACAGACAGATATACAACCGAACAAATGCTGACAATATAAAACTCGCATTAAGTCATGCAATGGAACCAGAAGGAACTGGAATACACATAAAAGACTTACTTCCTACTGATAAAACTTACTATTTTAAGACAGGAACATCTGACGAAGCAAAACACGGTTATACAGTTTTATCTGATGGAAAAACCCTAATCGTATCATGGGTTTCATATTGCAAGAATGAAAATGAACAATTAAAATGTAACGGCACACCTGAAATACCATTTGGATCTGGAGCTAAAACAGCTGGTGCGTTAGCTGCATTAATTTACAATAAGCTTCAAGACTGA
- a CDS encoding M43 family zinc metalloprotease produces MILIFLLLFSLFTLNIKAQNTCGTDELHERMMLENTNYKNAFLQQKATVQNKLQYKRMHPSSQQAASPQQYTIPVVVHVIHLGESEGLGSNIPDSQIYGAIDGLNDRYSNTIGSGLDMDINFCLATTTPEGCPTNGINRVDGSGIPNYASDGMERSNCTGGDEEDLKDLSKWPVSDYYNIWVVHDICGSVAGFAYYPWGGAYDGTVMYSPYMRYNQETLAHELGHGLNLPHTFNGDNDGNSCPVNNDCTNDGDYICDTPPHKRGDCGTSNPCTGSGVWSNSRNNYMSYCSSRDLFTSDQKDRMQATMEVYPRADLVNSLGCTPLNVEIYSSQDSICTGGSMVLTAIGDHIDTYEWSTGETAQSITVSPTVSTNYSVTATSIGGCTVTDSKTITILSGSYPPQPGNISGNTNPCSGSISSYSIASVNGANSYNWYFTGNGIISGSGTSIDLQVNSSGTLYVEGVNHCGSGDTSSLSINLLENTGATITRYVCDAYTAPDGQVYDTSGLYTAVMNNAAGCDSIITIDLIVAPAAEGLQSNGDILACSEDGLQTLSVNAASGAIVDWYDAPLGGNLLASNSTTYTTSVPGTYYAQARSTFFVEPGDTVSGGIFAYKFGPNDLGYHTSGIKGLIAAASDQASAAVWGCEGTFIGNTSQSVGTGQHNTKAIVQNCAEPGIAARLCDSLILNGYGDWYLPSFLELEQLFANKNEIGGFVTNSFSGSRYFSSTENNNNSIWILNFNNGTFYNAWGKDLPGNARAVRTLDIPDTSCINTNRIPVTYSVYENDTVISKAICPNTTFLGYSAPGTYIDTFVGSNGCDSLRTIQLSKHPEIPPIPDTEICLYDTAVINSNGGEDFLWSTGDTSSSISVSPTSNTSYYVSISDQYQCSYTDTFEVVVNPLPVANAGNDTSICLGDKVNLMGKGGSNYTWNTGEQTASIEVSPIEKTTYRLSVKDSNNCESAGADSVTIDVMQLPALNTSPDTTICAGDSTILYANGPGEILWNTADTSNVIIVSPASDSAKYIVQITDSNHCINKDTLSVFTNQLTELNFENLNTDLCLSDQEINLMAYPQGGVFSGNGVDKQKFSPQAAGIGNHEIRYTYTDTNACENSISKTIEVKNCTGINDPDPAASFKIFPNPFNDKLHIQNDGSESYDYKIIDLLGNVVEEEYNNRAAVKPIALPALSSGVYFLHIHTKSGLQLSKKIVKW; encoded by the coding sequence TTGATATTGATTTTTTTATTGCTTTTCTCGCTTTTTACCCTCAACATCAAAGCACAAAACACCTGTGGTACTGATGAATTGCATGAGCGCATGATGTTGGAGAATACCAATTACAAAAATGCTTTTCTTCAACAGAAAGCGACAGTACAAAATAAACTGCAATACAAAAGAATGCATCCTTCCAGTCAACAGGCTGCATCACCACAGCAATACACCATTCCTGTAGTAGTGCATGTGATCCATCTGGGCGAATCAGAAGGCCTGGGGAGCAATATTCCCGATTCACAAATTTATGGAGCCATTGATGGTTTGAATGACAGATACTCAAATACAATAGGTTCAGGACTTGACATGGATATCAATTTTTGCCTGGCTACAACTACACCCGAGGGCTGTCCTACCAATGGTATCAACAGAGTAGATGGTTCGGGTATTCCAAACTATGCAAGCGATGGAATGGAGAGAAGTAATTGCACAGGTGGTGATGAAGAAGACCTAAAGGATTTAAGCAAATGGCCGGTTTCTGATTATTACAATATATGGGTGGTGCATGATATATGTGGCAGTGTGGCAGGCTTTGCCTATTATCCCTGGGGAGGGGCCTATGATGGAACGGTTATGTACAGTCCATACATGAGATATAATCAGGAAACATTGGCGCATGAGCTGGGACACGGTTTAAATTTACCCCATACTTTTAACGGAGACAATGATGGAAATTCTTGCCCTGTAAACAATGATTGCACAAACGATGGTGATTATATATGCGACACTCCGCCCCATAAACGAGGAGATTGTGGTACCAGCAATCCCTGTACCGGAAGTGGGGTTTGGAGTAATTCCAGGAATAATTATATGAGTTATTGCTCTTCCAGAGATTTGTTTACTTCCGATCAAAAAGACCGAATGCAGGCGACCATGGAAGTATATCCCCGTGCAGACCTTGTCAATTCCTTAGGATGTACCCCATTGAATGTTGAGATTTATTCCAGTCAAGATAGTATTTGCACAGGAGGCAGCATGGTGTTGACTGCAATTGGCGATCATATCGATACTTATGAGTGGAGCACCGGTGAAACCGCGCAAAGCATAACTGTTTCACCCACAGTGAGTACCAATTATTCCGTTACGGCTACAAGCATTGGAGGCTGTACAGTTACCGATAGCAAAACAATAACAATATTAAGTGGAAGCTATCCACCACAGCCGGGAAATATTTCTGGCAATACAAATCCGTGCAGCGGAAGCATTTCCTCCTATTCCATAGCTTCCGTAAATGGTGCAAATTCTTACAACTGGTATTTTACGGGAAATGGAATAATCAGCGGCAGCGGAACCAGCATAGATTTGCAGGTCAACTCATCGGGAACATTATATGTGGAAGGCGTTAATCATTGCGGCAGTGGCGATACAAGCAGTTTAAGCATCAATTTGCTTGAAAATACAGGTGCGACCATTACCCGATATGTTTGTGATGCATATACGGCACCTGATGGGCAGGTATATGATACTTCTGGCCTATACACCGCAGTTATGAATAATGCAGCCGGTTGTGACAGTATTATTACTATTGATCTTATTGTTGCCCCTGCTGCTGAGGGTTTGCAGTCCAACGGAGATATACTGGCCTGTTCGGAAGATGGCCTCCAGACATTAAGTGTAAATGCAGCTTCCGGTGCAATTGTTGATTGGTATGATGCACCGCTTGGAGGAAATCTACTGGCCTCAAATTCTACAACATATACTACCTCTGTTCCCGGGACATATTATGCCCAGGCAAGATCCACTTTTTTTGTTGAGCCTGGAGATACTGTTTCGGGCGGAATATTTGCCTACAAGTTTGGCCCAAATGATTTAGGGTATCATACTTCTGGTATAAAAGGATTGATAGCTGCAGCTTCTGATCAGGCGAGTGCCGCAGTTTGGGGATGTGAGGGGACGTTTATAGGAAATACATCACAATCTGTTGGAACCGGACAACACAATACCAAAGCAATTGTGCAAAATTGTGCTGAACCGGGAATTGCCGCCCGTTTATGTGATAGTCTCATCTTAAACGGCTACGGGGACTGGTATCTCCCAAGCTTTTTGGAACTTGAACAACTGTTTGCAAATAAAAATGAAATAGGTGGCTTCGTTACCAATAGTTTCTCAGGTTCAAGATATTTTAGTTCTACGGAGAATAATAACAATTCTATTTGGATCCTGAATTTTAATAATGGTACGTTTTACAATGCCTGGGGCAAGGATTTGCCTGGAAATGCTCGGGCAGTTAGAACACTCGATATTCCAGATACAAGCTGTATTAACACAAACAGAATACCTGTAACCTACTCAGTTTACGAAAATGATACTGTTATTTCCAAAGCTATTTGTCCAAATACAACATTTTTAGGATATTCCGCACCCGGCACCTATATTGATACTTTTGTTGGCTCCAATGGCTGTGACAGTCTCCGAACAATACAGCTCAGCAAGCATCCTGAAATTCCGCCAATTCCAGATACTGAAATATGCCTTTATGATACAGCAGTTATAAATAGCAATGGAGGAGAAGATTTCCTTTGGAGTACGGGCGATACATCATCCTCTATTTCTGTTTCCCCCACTTCAAATACTAGCTACTATGTGAGTATATCAGACCAATATCAATGTAGCTATACTGACACTTTTGAAGTTGTGGTTAATCCGCTTCCAGTGGCTAATGCCGGAAACGATACTTCCATTTGCCTGGGCGACAAAGTAAATCTAATGGGCAAAGGCGGTAGCAACTACACATGGAATACAGGGGAGCAAACAGCATCCATTGAAGTTAGTCCTATAGAAAAAACCACTTACCGTTTATCTGTCAAAGATTCCAATAATTGTGAATCCGCTGGGGCTGATTCAGTAACAATAGATGTAATGCAACTGCCGGCACTAAACACAAGCCCTGATACAACTATATGTGCCGGGGATTCAACCATACTCTATGCAAATGGACCAGGTGAAATACTTTGGAACACAGCAGACACAAGCAATGTCATAATAGTGAGTCCTGCTTCTGATTCTGCAAAATATATTGTTCAAATTACAGACAGTAATCATTGCATAAATAAGGATACACTTTCAGTCTTTACAAACCAGTTAACTGAACTCAATTTTGAAAATTTAAACACAGATTTATGTTTAAGTGATCAGGAAATCAATTTGATGGCATATCCCCAAGGTGGTGTTTTTAGTGGGAATGGAGTTGACAAGCAAAAATTCTCACCACAAGCAGCTGGTATTGGAAACCACGAAATCAGATACACTTACACTGATACAAATGCCTGTGAAAACTCAATTTCAAAAACCATTGAAGTAAAAAATTGTACAGGAATAAATGATCCTGACCCGGCAGCATCTTTTAAGATTTTCCCCAATCCCTTCAATGATAAACTGCATATCCAAAACGATGGAAGTGAAAGCTATGATTACAAAATAATTGACTTGCTCGGCAATGTAGTCGAGGAGGAATACAACAATAGAGCGGCAGTTAAACCAATAGCTTTGCCAGCGCTAAGTTCCGGTGTTTATTTTCTCCATATACATACAAAATCAGGTTTACAGCTGAGCAAAAAAATTGTGAAGTGGTAG
- a CDS encoding response regulator — MKLIFTYDTDELKGFGKIVTTAGEDVSESHVLTDNEHLYDVAVKIKKEIVDQDDAIIFIPQFLDCEDEEFKWLQNNAGIALIKFLRMLEVRQHIVLITPYAKLQLIEENPGNLIVSSKGVSFMSYLHEVKDISLEKLKELAKKTFDEKQDLKPYLLAEFRLPEDERHNWANWWGVVQLVDVHRHIFPQEISFNSSQPYPAKINDHLKQLKSRQALYLYNRVNIDKSLAQQIVRFYERQLKAWDYQIDSLSTRIQGFGKKEPSSADWKDYISYVNKVIEDYPTFNQWEREKLPSLKELYNARFTAQEQIENGKKILAELKDKSTELGEYIRNYSFRTIESTKDDFKDIIIKLRSISTENVKPRILHIDDQAQQGWAEIFQLIIYGKKQEEKTFSVWSNMENKNEELSMDILGKINDFKPDLVLLDLRLKNEGGVQTKVEELSGAKVLQSIKQEFPGLPVMITTASNKVWSYRSLQRLGADAYWSKEGLDIAGNLNNEQRNDFSTGNYLDFIECIHNLCGQKYGLLKKFGEFKKGFEKKVFWWESGRWTYPQQDKIDNIKINGNRKKEQHKKFLKNLRGGAQTGTKSNIQNILNEVYFLLFSYLQHSMMGNGFYEEEEEWFYPSLIIQQLGKCLEIIHGFESLAAMKVKPTIKVLYEREDKLGKSLYRKRGDASHINKAKNLQYDNVKEFINNMVKYFDNLPIYNQNQKIREDV; from the coding sequence ATGAAACTCATCTTTACATACGACACTGATGAACTAAAAGGTTTCGGTAAAATTGTCACAACCGCTGGGGAAGATGTTTCGGAAAGTCATGTGTTGACTGATAATGAACACCTATACGATGTGGCAGTAAAAATAAAGAAAGAGATTGTAGATCAAGATGATGCCATCATATTCATCCCGCAATTTCTGGACTGTGAAGATGAAGAATTCAAATGGTTGCAGAACAATGCCGGTATTGCATTAATCAAGTTCCTCCGTATGCTGGAAGTGCGGCAGCATATCGTATTGATCACGCCATACGCAAAGCTGCAACTCATTGAAGAAAACCCCGGCAATCTCATCGTTTCCTCTAAGGGTGTGTCTTTTATGTCCTATCTGCATGAAGTGAAGGATATATCATTGGAGAAACTTAAAGAGCTGGCAAAAAAGACCTTTGACGAAAAACAAGACCTAAAGCCATACCTCCTTGCAGAATTCCGCCTGCCGGAAGACGAACGGCACAATTGGGCGAATTGGTGGGGGGTAGTTCAGTTGGTGGATGTACACAGACATATCTTTCCACAGGAGATTAGTTTTAATTCCAGCCAACCTTACCCCGCAAAGATCAATGATCATTTAAAGCAGCTTAAAAGTAGGCAGGCGCTCTATTTATACAATCGGGTTAACATTGATAAGAGCTTGGCCCAACAGATTGTACGCTTTTATGAACGCCAACTAAAGGCGTGGGATTATCAAATTGACTCCTTATCAACTCGCATACAAGGATTCGGAAAAAAGGAACCTTCCTCAGCCGACTGGAAGGATTACATTAGTTATGTGAATAAAGTTATTGAAGACTATCCCACTTTTAATCAATGGGAACGGGAGAAATTGCCTTCCTTAAAGGAACTTTACAATGCCCGGTTTACCGCCCAGGAACAGATTGAAAATGGAAAAAAGATTTTAGCTGAACTTAAAGATAAATCCACAGAATTAGGGGAATATATTAGAAATTATAGTTTCCGTACTATTGAATCAACCAAAGACGATTTTAAGGATATAATCATAAAGCTACGGTCTATTTCGACTGAAAATGTGAAACCTCGTATTTTACACATTGATGACCAGGCACAACAGGGTTGGGCCGAAATTTTCCAGTTAATTATTTATGGTAAAAAGCAGGAGGAAAAAACTTTTTCTGTTTGGAGTAATATGGAGAATAAAAACGAGGAACTCTCAATGGATATCCTTGGGAAAATCAATGATTTTAAACCGGATTTGGTTTTGCTGGATTTACGCTTGAAAAACGAAGGAGGCGTACAAACCAAAGTGGAGGAACTTTCTGGTGCAAAAGTGTTACAAAGCATTAAGCAGGAATTCCCGGGTCTTCCTGTTATGATAACAACAGCTTCCAATAAAGTTTGGAGTTACCGCAGCCTTCAACGTTTAGGAGCTGATGCTTATTGGAGTAAAGAGGGCTTGGATATAGCCGGCAATCTCAACAATGAACAGCGTAATGATTTTAGTACCGGCAACTATCTTGATTTTATTGAGTGCATCCATAATCTCTGCGGACAGAAATATGGACTTCTGAAGAAATTTGGAGAATTTAAGAAAGGATTCGAGAAAAAAGTATTCTGGTGGGAGAGCGGTAGATGGACATATCCCCAACAAGATAAAATAGACAATATTAAAATAAACGGGAATAGAAAAAAAGAACAGCACAAAAAATTCCTGAAAAATTTAAGAGGTGGCGCACAAACAGGTACTAAAAGCAATATACAAAATATACTTAATGAAGTTTACTTCTTACTTTTCTCCTATCTCCAACATAGTATGATGGGAAATGGCTTCTATGAAGAAGAGGAAGAATGGTTCTATCCTTCATTGATAATCCAGCAATTGGGGAAATGCCTTGAAATTATTCACGGTTTTGAATCATTGGCAGCAATGAAAGTCAAACCCACAATAAAGGTTCTTTATGAAAGAGAAGATAAACTTGGAAAATCTTTATATAGAAAGAGAGGTGATGCTTCCCATATTAACAAAGCTAAAAACCTGCAATATGATAATGTCAAGGAGTTTATAAATAATATGGTCAAATATTTTGATAACCTACCCATCTACAATCAGAATCAAAAGATAAGGGAAGATGTCTAA
- a CDS encoding response regulator: MSKRIEIKRLFILDEETKFLFPDKEGDALILSTDQLSKIEEHKATLEAVIILAELDWERKHLQDFYGYQVAQQILSAVELKSYFNLLFISTLLRETLYKIINNRNRVFAKSFRHEKIGSHFSLSKISLPPVSKRKFEYLRKYCLTESGILDKLEHDIRPGRKLSDDQIEDLLQHIRANADLLDGKMLEVLKDTNVSDFHQKRRGLHEQLISRMREVSGIKGQSKNGNSYKVESWKPRLLLLEDDTEQLFKMEGFLEPYFEVVTKSNGADAKEYLKNNAEQVSVAMCDMELLEANNLDQDVQGIDVLEYVKDNNPHIVLKVVSHLPKRALKVLFGDMLRVSDLVYKSMLLEGNPDFISDLVTEIQHEVDLRQTFQKLRGPSNTLWGNISRQGGRGGRLKQFYYGLKNDPDKKKEFDQMWSEIDEKLKNVMDKKGRINSHFPQVNKRNEIAEMPLQKSLAYLKELLINRMFWIRNLYGGVQEETVAFSDYKGYFESGFLLFSTDKKRFSQYGSLIGFSISKSSTGNGHKLKFNQFFDEELIRIKETTKNLSFDLANSFLLDTIYDLLVLISKAGGQAFDKRKYPKPQDFWDADVQMPFINSVLQQLIKETPSKDLRSHPESREKVLEELSILRTFDEFDTYPNDIKELISKSISNMDKFPEN, encoded by the coding sequence ATGTCTAAACGAATCGAAATCAAACGCCTCTTCATCCTCGATGAGGAAACAAAATTCTTATTTCCAGACAAGGAAGGAGATGCGCTTATCTTATCTACTGATCAACTCTCAAAAATTGAAGAGCATAAAGCCACCTTGGAGGCCGTCATCATCCTTGCCGAACTGGACTGGGAAAGAAAGCATTTGCAGGATTTTTATGGCTATCAGGTAGCACAGCAAATTCTGAGTGCCGTTGAGCTGAAATCTTATTTCAACTTATTGTTTATTTCTACCCTGCTAAGAGAAACGCTGTATAAAATAATTAACAACAGGAACAGGGTATTTGCTAAAAGCTTTAGGCATGAAAAAATAGGTTCACATTTCAGTCTCAGTAAGATAAGCTTGCCTCCCGTAAGTAAACGGAAATTTGAGTACCTAAGAAAGTACTGCCTTACGGAATCGGGGATTTTGGACAAATTGGAACATGACATAAGACCGGGTAGAAAACTTTCAGATGACCAAATTGAAGACCTACTTCAACATATCCGAGCAAATGCTGATCTTTTAGATGGTAAAATGCTTGAAGTACTAAAGGACACCAATGTTTCCGATTTTCATCAAAAAAGGAGGGGACTTCATGAACAACTGATTTCAAGGATGCGGGAAGTAAGTGGGATTAAAGGACAAAGTAAAAATGGCAACTCTTACAAAGTTGAATCCTGGAAGCCTCGATTGCTGCTTTTGGAAGATGATACCGAGCAGCTTTTTAAAATGGAAGGCTTTTTAGAACCATATTTTGAGGTAGTAACGAAATCCAATGGTGCTGACGCTAAAGAATACTTAAAAAATAATGCAGAGCAAGTGAGTGTTGCTATGTGTGATATGGAACTTTTAGAAGCAAACAACTTAGATCAGGACGTGCAGGGAATTGATGTGCTTGAATATGTCAAAGATAACAATCCACATATTGTATTAAAAGTTGTAAGTCATTTACCGAAAAGAGCATTGAAAGTGTTGTTTGGGGATATGCTCAGGGTATCTGATTTGGTTTACAAATCCATGTTGCTTGAAGGCAACCCAGATTTTATTTCTGATTTGGTGACAGAAATTCAGCACGAAGTTGATTTAAGGCAAACATTTCAAAAACTTCGGGGGCCATCTAACACTTTGTGGGGTAATATTTCACGTCAAGGTGGTCGGGGCGGAAGATTAAAACAGTTCTATTATGGACTGAAAAATGATCCCGATAAGAAAAAGGAATTTGATCAGATGTGGAGTGAGATTGATGAAAAACTGAAAAATGTCATGGATAAAAAAGGCAGGATCAATTCTCATTTTCCTCAGGTCAATAAGCGAAATGAAATAGCAGAGATGCCTCTTCAGAAATCGTTGGCATATCTGAAGGAGTTGTTGATCAACCGTATGTTTTGGATCAGAAATCTATATGGTGGTGTTCAGGAGGAAACAGTAGCTTTTAGTGACTACAAAGGCTATTTTGAAAGCGGGTTCCTTCTGTTTTCAACTGACAAAAAAAGATTTAGTCAGTATGGTTCACTAATTGGTTTCTCAATCAGTAAAAGCTCTACAGGGAATGGCCACAAATTAAAATTCAATCAGTTTTTTGATGAGGAATTGATTCGAATAAAAGAAACAACTAAAAACCTGTCATTTGATTTAGCAAATAGCTTCCTTCTTGATACGATTTATGACCTCTTGGTTCTTATAAGCAAGGCTGGAGGACAAGCATTTGATAAAAGAAAATACCCTAAACCACAAGACTTTTGGGATGCAGACGTTCAAATGCCCTTTATTAACTCAGTATTACAACAATTGATCAAAGAAACGCCATCCAAAGATTTAAGAAGCCACCCTGAAAGTAGAGAGAAGGTGCTTGAGGAATTATCAATATTGAGGACTTTTGATGAATTCGACACTTATCCAAACGACATTAAAGAGCTAATATCGAAGTCCATTAGTAACATGGATAAATTTCCAGAAAACTGA